Part of the Erwinia amylovora genome is shown below.
AATATTTTTGGTGGCTATAAAGTGCAGGGGCGGAACGCGGAAGCAGCTGACCAACTGCTGGAAGATGCGCTGGCGCTGGAAGCAGCAGGCATGCAGCTGCTGGTTCTGGAGTGCGTACCGGCGGCGCTGGCGAAGCGCGTGACTGAAGCGCTTACCGTGCCGGTTATCGGCATTGGGGCCGGTAATGCCACCGACGGTCAAATCCTGGTGATGCACGATGCGTTTGGCATTACCGGCGGCCATATTCCTAAATTCGCCAAAAACTTCCTTGCCGAGACCGGAGACATTCGTGCCGCCGTGCGTCAGTACGTGGCAGAAGTCGAAGCCGGTAGCTATCCGGCCGAACAACACAGCTTTCAGTAACCAAGGAGCAACAGCGTGCTGATGATTGAAACCCTGCCGGTGCTACGCCGTGAAGTGCGGCGCTGGCGTCAGGATGGCAAACGTATTGCGCTGGTTCCCACTATGGGCAACCTGCACGAAGGGCATCTGACGCTGGTCGATGAAGCGCGTGAACGTGCGGATATCGTTATCGTGTCGATTTTTGTTAATCCGATGCAGTTCGAACGCGCAGACGATCTGGCCCGGTATCCGCGCACCCTGCAGGAAGACTGCGAAAAGCTGAATCGTCATGGCGTTGACCTGGTGTTCTCCCCGGCTCCTGCTGATATCTACCCTCAGGGACTGGACGACCACACCTTCGTTGATGTACCCGGCCTTTCCACCTTGTTGGAAGGGGCCAGCCGTCCCGGTCATTTCCGTGGCGTATCCACCATCGTCAGCAAGCTGTTTAATCTGGTGCAGCCGGATCTCGCCTGCTTTGGTGAAAAGGATTATCAGCAGCTGGCGCTGATCCGCAAAATGGTGGCGGATATGGGCTACGATATTGATATTATCGGCGTGCCCACCGTACGCGCCAAAGATGGCCTGGCGCTCAGTTCGCGTAACGGTTATCTGACGGCGGACGAGCGTAAAATCGCCCCTGAACTGAGTAAAGTGATGCAGCAAATCGCCGCACGGCTCGGTCAGGGGGAACGCCATGTTGCAGAGCTGATCGCCAGTGGCGAAAACGCGCTGGCTGAAAAAGGCCTGCGGGCCGATGGCCTGGCGATAGTCGATGCCGATACGCTGCTGCCACTGAACGTCGACAGCCAGCGAGCAGTGATCCTGATGGCAGCATGGCTGGGTAAAGCGCGTCTGATTGATAACCAGCAGGTTGATCTCACGCAGTAGACAGTAGCGCCTGTGCGAGCAATACTGACCTCCGTTTTTAAATTGATTGCAGAGTAATGACTTATGAATCGTACTATGTTGCAGGGTAAACTCCACCGGGTGAAAGTTACCCAGGCGGAGCTGAATTACGAAGGTTCCTGCGCCATCGACCAGGATTTTCTCGACGCTTCCGGCATTCTGCAATATGAAGCTATCGACATCTATAACGTTAATAACGGCCAGCGTTTCTCTACCTACGCTATCGCCGCCGAACGCGGTTCAAAAATCATCTCGGTTAACGGGGCGGCAGCGCGCTGTGCCTGTGAAGGTGACCTGTTGATTATCTGTTCTTACGTACAGATGTCCGATGAGCAGGCACATCAATGGCAGCCTAAAGTGGCCTATTTCGAAGGTGACAACCAGATGAAACGCGTAGCAAAAGCGGTGCCGGTTCAGGTCGCCTAGTTTCACGCGGCGGGTTGGCTGCCAGCCAGGGGCCGAACGGTGATGCCGTCCGGCCCCTGTTATATCATCAGGTACGCAGCCCGCGTCCGCGCTGGATAAAAAACCATACCAGCACATAAAACACCAGAACAAAGGCCAGCAGAACGCCGAGGGTCAACGCCAGCGGCACATCGTTTATTCCAAGAAATCCGTAACGGAAGCCGCTGATCATGTAGACGACCGGGTTGAGCTTCGACACCATCTGCCATACCGGTGGCAGCAGCGTCAGCGAGTAAAACACGCCGCCAAGATAGGTTAGCGGCGTCAACACGAAGGTCGGGATCAGGCTGATATCATCAAACGTGCGGGCAAACACCGCGTTCAGCAGGCCGGCCAGCGAGAACAATATTGCCGTCAGCAGCAGCGTGACCGCCACCATCAGCCAGGAATGGACGTGGAACGGCACAAAGAACAGCGAGATGGCCGTCACCAGTATGCCAACGCAGATCCCGCGCGCCACGCCGCCGCCAACATAGCCGGCAATGATCACATGGGTCGGTACTGGAGCCACCAGCAGTTCCTCAATATTGCGCTGGAATTTGGCGCTGAAGAATGAGGAGGCGACGTTGGCAAAAGCGTTGGTGATCACCGCCATCATAATCAGGCCCGGCACGATAAACTGCATATAGCTGAAGCCGTGCATTTCACCGATACGTGAACCGATCAGATTGCCAAAGATAATGAAATAGAGCGTCATGGTAATAACCGGCGGCACCAGCGTCTGGATCCAGATACGTGCAAAACGGTCAACCTCTTTACACCAGATACTTTTCAGGGCCACCCAGTACAAATGCGTCATGATTTATCTCCACTACGACCGTTTACCAGGTCAACGAACAGCTCCTCAAGACGGTTTGCCTTGTTGCGCATACTTAAAACCTGCACGCCCTGGTGGCTAAGCTGGCTGAATACGCTGTTCAGCCCCTGCTCGCGCAGCACGTCGACTTCCAGCGTTGAGGTGTCAGTCAGCCGATACTGGAAGCCTTCCAGCTTAGGCAGCGGGCTTTTCACCGCCAGATCGAAAATGAACGTTTCCGATTTTTGTTTAGCCAGCAGCCTTTTCATCGAGGTGTTTTCCACTAATTCGCCGTGCTGGATGATACCGATATTGCGGCACAGCATTTCAGCTTCTTCCAGATAGTGCGTCGTCAAGATGATGGTGGTTCCCTGCGCGTTAAGCTGTTGCAGGAAGCTCCACATTGAGCGGCGCAGCTCAATGTCCACCCCGGCGGTCGGTTCATCAAGGATCAGCAGTTTCGGTTCATGCATCAGGGCGCGAGCAATCATCAACCGGCGTTTCATACCGCCCGACAGCATCCGCGAGCGCTCGTTGCGTTTGCCCCACAGATCCAGCTGCGTCAGATATTTTTCTGCCCGCTGCAGCGCAACCGTCTTTTCCACGCCGTACAGGCCAGCCTGGCTGACGACGATCTGCAGTACAGTCTCAAACTGGTTGAAGTTGAACTCCTGCGGCACCAGCCCCAGCTGGCGCTTGGCATTGACCGTGTCCTTTTGCAGGTCATAGCCGAACACCCGCACTGTGCCAGCGGTTTTATTTACCAGTGAACTGATAATGCCAATGGTAGTCGATTTACCCGCGCCGTTAGGACCAAGCAACGCATAGAAGTCACCGGCCTCCACCGCGAGATCGATGCCCCTTAGCGCCTGAACCCCGCCCTGATAGGTTTTGGTCAGCTTTTCAAGTTCCAGTGCATAAGTCATAAGTTAAAAATTGCCCTGTTGTGTGTATATTCGCGACATTTCAAGCGGCTTTTGCCTTAGCAGCAGTGATTTGTCTCAATTACTGACTGTAGTCAGTTTATTGGGATTCAGCACCTGCCACTTTTGCGCCGCTTTAATTATTTCGGCTATAGCTTTCTTGTTAATCGTTTTCAATTACGCTGCGCTGGCCTATATTATTGCCACGCATTTTGAGCTATTGGTCGACATCCTAATGACAGACATCAGTACCCTTATCAGCAACAATCGTCAGTGGTCCAGGCTGCTCAAAGAGGAAGATCCCGGTTTTTTCGAACGCCTGTCTCTGGCGCAAAAACCCCGTTTTCTCTGGATTGGCTGTTCAGACAGCCGCGTACCCGCCGAGCGGCTGACCGGGCTGGAGCCGGGCGAATTATTTGTTCACCGCAACGTGGCCAATCTGGTGGTTCACACTGATTTAAACTGCCTTTCGGTAGTGCAATACGCGGTCGAAGTTCTGGAGGTGGAGCACATCATTATCTGCGGTCACTACGGCTGCGGCGGCGTTCAGGCCGCGGTGGAAAACCCGGAACTGGGCCTGATTGACAACTGGCTGCTGCATATCCGCGATCTCTGCTACAAGCACAGCGCGCTATTAGGCGAGCTGCCGCCAGAGAAGCGCGTGGATAAGCTTTGTGAAATTAATGTGATCGAGCAAGTCTACAACCTGGGCCACTCCACCATTATGCAGTCTGCGTGGAAGCGCGGTCAGAACGTCAACATTCATGGCTGGGTGTACGGCATTCAGGATGGCTATCTGCGCGACCTGGAAGTGACGGCCACCAACCGCGAAATACTGGAACAGCGTTACCGCCACGGTATTGCCAATCTGCTTAACGATCCCGATCTCAACCCGTAAGACCGCCGGTTACCCGCGCCTTTACAACCGCCGCAGATGATATAACAGGCCGGAACCTCCGGCCTTGGTTGATTGTGCTGTCGCACATGCTTGCGGGAATTATTCGTCCAGCAACACCACTTTGCCGACGTACGGCAAATGACGATAGCGCTGGGCGTAATCAATCCCGTATCCGACCACGAATTCGTCAGGGATGGCAAAGCCTACATACTCCACCGGCACAGACACTTCGCGCCTTGACGGTTTATCCAGCAGGGTACAAATCGCCATTGATTTTGGTTCGCGCAGGCTAAGGATCTCACGCACTTTGCTCAGCGTATTACCTGAATCAATTATATCCTCAACGATCAGCACATCCTTACCGCGAATATCTTCATCTAAATCTTTGAGGATTTTCACATCGCGGTTGCTGGTGGTGCCATTGCCGTAGCTTGACGCAGTCATAAAATCGACTTCGTGAGAAACATCAATGGCGCGGCAAAGATCCGCCATAAACATAAATGAGCCGCGTAGCAGGCCAACCAGCACCATTTCACTGCCGCTGTTGCGGTAATGTTCGCTGATTTGCTTGCCCAGCTCGGTAATACGGGAGGCGATCTCAGCTTCGGAGATCATAACTTCAACAGTGTGTTTCATAAGTAGCGGTTTGCCGATTGCTCAAGGAAAGCGAGAAAGTTTATCACATTTAGCAGCCATTACCCTCATCGTTGCGCAACGCGGCGGCCCCCCTGACCACCACAGCCATACAGACTGCCACATGCAAATACAGCCATATTTAATATCGCGTACTGATGTAACCTTAGCGCAATTATTCATTTATTGCCCTGTCTGGCCGCATGTTAACTTAGCACCCATAATGATACAACACGCCGTTATGGCAGGAGATCTGATGCCTTCTTCACATTCTAAAAAAACCCATATTGGCCAGCGCGAGCTTCAGCCTGAAACCCAGATGCTGAACTACGGTTATGACCCGGCGTTATCCGAAGGCGCGGTAAAACCGCCGGTCTTTCTGACTTCAACCTTTATCTTCAACAGTGCCGAAGAGGGGCGCGATTTCTTTGACTATGTTTCCGGACGCCGTGAACCACCTGCGGGAGAGGGCAACGGGCTGGTTTATTCGCGCTTTAATCATCCCAACAGCGAAATCGTTGAGGACCGACTGGCCATCTATGAACGCAGTGAAAGCGCGGCGCTGTTCTCATCCGGCATGTCTGCCATCGCTACTACGTTACTGACTTTCGTCCGGCCCGGTGACGCCATCCTGCATTCGCAGCCGTTGTACGGTGGCAGCGAGACATTGCTCAGTAAAACCTTCGGCAATCTCGGCGTTGCCGCCATCGGCTTTGCTGACGGAATCGATGAAGCATTGGTGCAGGCTGCGGCAGATAAAGCGCTGGCGCAAGGGCGCGTATCGGCGATCCTGATTGAGTCTCCGGCCAATCCGACCAACAGCCTGGTGGATATCGCCTTAATCAAGCGTGTGGCCGATCGGATTGAACAGCAGCAGCAGCACCGCCCGGTGATCGCCTGCGATAATACCCTGCTCGGCCCGGTATTCTCCCGCCCGCTGGAACACGGTGCGGATATCTCGCTTTACTCGCTGACAAAATATGTGGGCGGTCACTCCGATCTGATTGCCGGAGCGGCGATGGGCAATCGGGCGTTGATCCGCCAGGTAAAGGCACTGCGCAGCGCCATCGGTACCCAGCTTGATGCGCATTCAAGCTGGATGATTGGCCGCTCGCTGGAAACCCTGGCACTGCGCATGGATCGCGCTAACGACAACGCTGCTGCGGTGGCAGAATTTTTGCGCAGCCATTCTCTGGTCGAGCAAATCCATTATCTGCCGTTCATTGATCCGCACTCTGCGGCCGGTAAAGTCTATAGCGACCAGTGCAGCGGTGCCGGATCGACGTTCTCTTTTGATATTCGCGGCGGTCAGGATGCGGCATTCCGCTTTCTCAACGGCCTGCAGCTGTTTAAGCTGGCCGTCAGCCTGGGTGGCACCGAGTCCCTTGCCAGCCATCCCGCCAGCACTACCCATTCGGGAGTAGATCTGGCCGTGCGGGAACGAATGGGTATTAAAGCCTCTACCCTTCGTTTGTCGATTGGCATTGAGAATAAAGATGATTTAATCGAGGATCTGCGGCTGTCGCTGGATAGGTAAAGGCGATGGGCAAACGCGTTGTCGCCTGGCGCTACCAGCACCCGGAAAGTGCAGCAGGCATGAATACCCACCAGCTAACCAAGACTCAGTAACGCCTGGCGGATAGCCATATCCGCCAGGTTGCACGCCAATCGCAAGCCAATCCCTGAAGGAATTAACATATAATGCATAGTTTGCCAGACAGACTTTCTTCGACGTTCAACATGCACTTCTGCCGGGCGACAAGCTGCATCGTTCACTTGCGGGTAAGTTGATGAGTTCATATTACTGCTTAACCCTGTTATACCAGACGATGCTCAATTGCGCTTATTTTGTGCGCTGATCGCTTATTGAGACACTGATAACCTCTTTCCGGAAAGACTATTCCTTCGTGGGCTTAACAAGAATTTGAGATCTCTGTAAAATGGCCTGCCAAGCAGAAAGAAATGAGAAATATTCTTGCAGCCTACTTTAGACAGGGCTGATAATTTATGAGCACTGACCGTTTTTTGACAAATGTTTAGCTGCATACTAATTTCATCTTCTTTACCGCCTCTGAAAAGTTCGAGAATAATATTCATCTCCCTGTTCGTCAGGCCGCGTTTCTTTGCAAAAGCAGGACACCACCTGGCAGAATTTTTTTTGATTTTACTGGCAGATAATTCTGAGAAAAATGATAAAGTTAACTTTCTGTCAACTTTGCATAACCCAGGATAAAGCATGTCTGTAATGACCTCCTGGAAGATATTTGAGGTCAGCATAACCACATCTTCAGGTTTTTTATTTTTTATCATTTTTTCATAAAAAGAAGTTTCATTGCTTGATTTGAAAAAAGCCCAGGAGAGCATATCTATAACTATCAGTGCGTCGGCACTCACGCTTTCATTCATGAACCTGTCAAACCCCAGAGCTGTGATAGCCAAATTCCTCAGACTTGCAGACTTAATGCCTAAATAAAAATAGCGATCGTCCGTCACTAAAACAACCTTTTTTCGCGAAGACAATCCTTGAGCATAAATATCCATAATTCCCTCTTAGATAACGATTTGTATCATTCCTTTACGGCCCCTATCAAAACCTAAAAACAGATCATTTTCAATACCATAGATCCTCCTCAATCAGCCTTCACAAGTTGATTGAATCATTCAAATCCAGATTTATGTTAATGTCACCTCCTGATTTACTGGAAAGGATATCTGTAAATGTTCGGAATTTTATCAATATTTATACTCTTTTTGATAAGCGTATTGAGTTTAACTTTGCATTTCATTCAATACAAAAAACGTCAATTGCACTGCATGCGGAACCATTATCGAAGAAAAAGGAGAGAAAAAAAGTGGCTAACTCAAAATGAAAGTTCTGAAAATTATTGAGTAAAAAAATTTCAAATAGCTTAAAAACAGGTTCAACAGCCAAATTATGAGCATAAAAAAAATATAAGATCTTTCTTTTTTTATTGTAAAAAAACCGTGAAAAACCCCCACTTAATACTCTCAAATTAAGAACTTTAACCGGGGGTTTTTCTTATTTTACATTTAGCTGATTTAATTGCAGTGAAACAACCGTCTTAATCATATCTGCATACAACGGCGGTAAGACCGCACTGCACAGGTAAGGTCAGGCGCACCGGTGAAGCCGCTGGCGCCAGCGGAGATGTGCCACGGATAACCTGTTTTCTGCCTGTCAGCGTAATGTCCACAGCATGAGAAGCCCGTGAAGCAAAGTATGCTTTCAGGCAAGGGGAGAAGTCATTCAGTCCTCAATAAACTGCCCGTACGGCATTGAACCGGAAGCGTGGCTAAATGACAGTGAACGTTGGCTCTCTAAGCTGCCTGTACGGCAGTGAACTGATGCATCACACCCGACCGCAATTGAAGCCATTTCTAAGATGCCTGTACGGCAGTGAACACGCAAATCAGCGTCTATCGAATTTATTGCTATTTCTAAACTGCCTGTACAGCGGTGAACAGTGTGCTGCTCTTCAATCAGTGGGGTGCGATTTTCTAAGCTGCCTGTACGGCAGTGAACGTTGCAGAGCTTACTGTTAACGCAAACGTAAATTTCTAAGCTGCCTGTACGGCAGTGAACCGTTACATTACCGGGCTAACTGGCTTATCGCATTAACTTTTTACCAGCTTAACCGTGCTGTACCCTTTTTTCTGTTGAATTATCACGCTTTAGAAATCAACAAGTTAAATCTTAGAAAAAAGGGTTCGCCAGACAGGCCTGTTACCCGGCGAAAACCATCCTATAACGCCAGTCTGTATTTATTACGCCACGGTAAAACCAAGCATCATACCGCTATCTTCATGTTCCAGCAGATGGCAGTGCGCCATATAGGCATGTGCCCTGTCTGCCTGGTGGTTAAAGCGCACCAGCACCTCGCTGCGCCAGCCTTCAACACGTACCGTATCCTTCCAGCCGCTACGATGCGCGGCAGGAGGTTTGCCGTTCTCCGACAGGATGCGGAACTGGGTACCGTGAATATGGAACGGATGCAGCATCTCATCGCCTTCGCCTGAGATCGTCCACTTCTCATAAACGCCCCGCTTAACCTCATACGACGGTTTATCCATATTAAACGCCATGCCGTTGATCTGATTGCCATTATGGAAATCATACTTTTGTTGCTGAGCGGAACTGCCGTGATTCATCCCGGTTATCTCCCGGTGATCGATCGAAGACATTTGCTGGTGGTTCGCACCAGCCTTTTTACCCCCGCCGTGCGCATCCATGCTTATGCCTGCCATCGCCGCATGACCATATCTATCCATTAGCGCCTGCATACCGCGCTTATCCAGTTCCGCGTCCATCGTCAGCTGTAGCCAACGGGTGTTAAGCCCCTGTGACGATGGCATTGCGGGCAGATCGACCAGCTTATCCGGCAGCGTGCCGCTGGCCTGCACCTGTAACGGCACAAGTGACAGCACCGGCAGCGGCTGGTTGAACGGTTCCAGCGTCATGCCCATTTGCCGCACCGGCAGGGTTTGCAGGTCAAACGCTTTGCCGTCAGCCGTATCTACCAGCACTTCATAGCGTTCACCAGGCATCATCGGCAGCTCGCTGACCTGCACCGCTTCTGCCAGCAGCCCGCCGTCGCTGGCAATCACATACATCGGACGTTTATCGCTGGTCGTCAGGTTAAGCGAGCGCGCATTGCAGCCGTTCAACAAACGCAGCCGTAGCCAGCCGCGCGGCACCCCGTGCTGCGGGTAGATTGCCCCGTTAGTCAACATCGTATCGCCAAACCAGCCTACCGCCGCGCTCATGATATCCAGCTTATAATCAATGCGGCTGCCGTCGGCGCTCAGGCGCTTGTCCTGCAGGATGACCGGAATATCGTCGATACCCCACTGTTTTGGCAGCAGCAGCTTGCCGCTTTCCGGGTCAGTGATCAGTACCAGTCCGGCCAGCCCCTGTGCCACCTGAAAACCGGTGCGACCATGCAGGTGCGGATGGAACCAGCAGGTTGCCGCTGGCTGATCGGGGGTAAAAGTCACGCGACGGCTGTGATTTGGCTCAATGCGCGCCTGCGGCCCGCCGTCGACGTTGCCCGGCACTTCCAGGCCGTGCCAGTGCACCGTGGTGGCTTCAGGCAGGCGGTTGTACAGCGTTATATTGACTTCCTTACCGCGCTCCAGCTGGATGGCAGGGCCAGGCAGGTTTGCGTGATATCCCCAGCCGGGCACGCGTTTGCCGCGCCAGCTGCTGTTGATGGCCTGGGCCGTCAGGCTGATTTCACTGCGCGCATCGGGGATAAGTAAGGTGGGGATTGGCAATAGCGGGCGCTGCTCTGCCGCCATCAAAGCGCGGCTCCATACTGGCAGAGCGCCCGCTGCGCCCAACGCGGCGGAGAGTTTGATAAAATCGCGACGTTGCATCTTCCATTCCTTTTTTCGGCCGGCATAAGCTTGCAGCATAAACCCTGCCCCAGCGGGAAGGTCAAGTTTGTTATACAAAGGCGGTGAAAACAGACTTCAGGAATTTTCTACGGTAAAAGTGGCTGGTGCCCGGCGTGAACTGTGCTAACGTCTGATGATTGCAGACGTATGAGAATAACCATGAAGAAAAGCATCAAGGCTCTGTTGCTGTCAGGGCTGTTTGGCTTCACTTCCACCAGCTTCGCCCTGAGCGAGCCGGAAGCAGAAGATCTGGCTGATTTAACCGCAGTATTTGTGTATTTAAAAAATGATTGTGGCTATCGGGACCTTCCTGACGGCCAGATACGCCGTGCGCTGGTCTTTTTTGCCCAGCAAAATCGCTGGGATCTCACCAATTACAGCAGCTTCAATATGAAAGCGTTGGGTGAAGACAGCTACCGTGACCTTAGCGGGATCGC
Proteins encoded:
- the panC gene encoding pantoate--beta-alanine ligase, with product MLMIETLPVLRREVRRWRQDGKRIALVPTMGNLHEGHLTLVDEARERADIVIVSIFVNPMQFERADDLARYPRTLQEDCEKLNRHGVDLVFSPAPADIYPQGLDDHTFVDVPGLSTLLEGASRPGHFRGVSTIVSKLFNLVQPDLACFGEKDYQQLALIRKMVADMGYDIDIIGVPTVRAKDGLALSSRNGYLTADERKIAPELSKVMQQIAARLGQGERHVAELIASGENALAEKGLRADGLAIVDADTLLPLNVDSQRAVILMAAWLGKARLIDNQQVDLTQ
- the panD gene encoding aspartate 1-decarboxylase, with the protein product MNRTMLQGKLHRVKVTQAELNYEGSCAIDQDFLDASGILQYEAIDIYNVNNGQRFSTYAIAAERGSKIISVNGAAARCACEGDLLIICSYVQMSDEQAHQWQPKVAYFEGDNQMKRVAKAVPVQVA
- a CDS encoding ABC transporter permease, which codes for MTHLYWVALKSIWCKEVDRFARIWIQTLVPPVITMTLYFIIFGNLIGSRIGEMHGFSYMQFIVPGLIMMAVITNAFANVASSFFSAKFQRNIEELLVAPVPTHVIIAGYVGGGVARGICVGILVTAISLFFVPFHVHSWLMVAVTLLLTAILFSLAGLLNAVFARTFDDISLIPTFVLTPLTYLGGVFYSLTLLPPVWQMVSKLNPVVYMISGFRYGFLGINDVPLALTLGVLLAFVLVFYVLVWFFIQRGRGLRT
- a CDS encoding ABC transporter ATP-binding protein, producing MTYALELEKLTKTYQGGVQALRGIDLAVEAGDFYALLGPNGAGKSTTIGIISSLVNKTAGTVRVFGYDLQKDTVNAKRQLGLVPQEFNFNQFETVLQIVVSQAGLYGVEKTVALQRAEKYLTQLDLWGKRNERSRMLSGGMKRRLMIARALMHEPKLLILDEPTAGVDIELRRSMWSFLQQLNAQGTTIILTTHYLEEAEMLCRNIGIIQHGELVENTSMKRLLAKQKSETFIFDLAVKSPLPKLEGFQYRLTDTSTLEVDVLREQGLNSVFSQLSHQGVQVLSMRNKANRLEELFVDLVNGRSGDKS
- the can gene encoding carbonate dehydratase, with the protein product MTDISTLISNNRQWSRLLKEEDPGFFERLSLAQKPRFLWIGCSDSRVPAERLTGLEPGELFVHRNVANLVVHTDLNCLSVVQYAVEVLEVEHIIICGHYGCGGVQAAVENPELGLIDNWLLHIRDLCYKHSALLGELPPEKRVDKLCEINVIEQVYNLGHSTIMQSAWKRGQNVNIHGWVYGIQDGYLRDLEVTATNREILEQRYRHGIANLLNDPDLNP
- the hpt gene encoding hypoxanthine phosphoribosyltransferase, giving the protein MKHTVEVMISEAEIASRITELGKQISEHYRNSGSEMVLVGLLRGSFMFMADLCRAIDVSHEVDFMTASSYGNGTTSNRDVKILKDLDEDIRGKDVLIVEDIIDSGNTLSKVREILSLREPKSMAICTLLDKPSRREVSVPVEYVGFAIPDEFVVGYGIDYAQRYRHLPYVGKVVLLDE
- a CDS encoding cystathionine gamma-synthase family protein — translated: MPSSHSKKTHIGQRELQPETQMLNYGYDPALSEGAVKPPVFLTSTFIFNSAEEGRDFFDYVSGRREPPAGEGNGLVYSRFNHPNSEIVEDRLAIYERSESAALFSSGMSAIATTLLTFVRPGDAILHSQPLYGGSETLLSKTFGNLGVAAIGFADGIDEALVQAAADKALAQGRVSAILIESPANPTNSLVDIALIKRVADRIEQQQQHRPVIACDNTLLGPVFSRPLEHGADISLYSLTKYVGGHSDLIAGAAMGNRALIRQVKALRSAIGTQLDAHSSWMIGRSLETLALRMDRANDNAAAVAEFLRSHSLVEQIHYLPFIDPHSAAGKVYSDQCSGAGSTFSFDIRGGQDAAFRFLNGLQLFKLAVSLGGTESLASHPASTTHSGVDLAVRERMGIKASTLRLSIGIENKDDLIEDLRLSLDR
- a CDS encoding helix-turn-helix domain-containing protein, with translation MDIYAQGLSSRKKVVLVTDDRYFYLGIKSASLRNLAITALGFDRFMNESVSADALIVIDMLSWAFFKSSNETSFYEKMIKNKKPEDVVMLTSNIFQEVITDMLYPGLCKVDRKLTLSFFSELSASKIKKNSARWCPAFAKKRGLTNREMNIILELFRGGKEDEISMQLNICQKTVSAHKLSALSKVGCKNISHFFLLGRPFYRDLKFLLSPRRNSLSGKRLSVSQ
- the cueO gene encoding multicopper oxidase CueO; translated protein: MQRRDFIKLSAALGAAGALPVWSRALMAAEQRPLLPIPTLLIPDARSEISLTAQAINSSWRGKRVPGWGYHANLPGPAIQLERGKEVNITLYNRLPEATTVHWHGLEVPGNVDGGPQARIEPNHSRRVTFTPDQPAATCWFHPHLHGRTGFQVAQGLAGLVLITDPESGKLLLPKQWGIDDIPVILQDKRLSADGSRIDYKLDIMSAAVGWFGDTMLTNGAIYPQHGVPRGWLRLRLLNGCNARSLNLTTSDKRPMYVIASDGGLLAEAVQVSELPMMPGERYEVLVDTADGKAFDLQTLPVRQMGMTLEPFNQPLPVLSLVPLQVQASGTLPDKLVDLPAMPSSQGLNTRWLQLTMDAELDKRGMQALMDRYGHAAMAGISMDAHGGGKKAGANHQQMSSIDHREITGMNHGSSAQQQKYDFHNGNQINGMAFNMDKPSYEVKRGVYEKWTISGEGDEMLHPFHIHGTQFRILSENGKPPAAHRSGWKDTVRVEGWRSEVLVRFNHQADRAHAYMAHCHLLEHEDSGMMLGFTVA
- a CDS encoding YacC family pilotin-like protein, with product MKKSIKALLLSGLFGFTSTSFALSEPEAEDLADLTAVFVYLKNDCGYRDLPDGQIRRALVFFAQQNRWDLTNYSSFNMKALGEDSYRDLSGIAVPNDAKCKSLARDSLNLLAWVK